DNA sequence from the Halichoerus grypus chromosome 8, mHalGry1.hap1.1, whole genome shotgun sequence genome:
CCTCCCTGGCTGCCCCCTCCCTCATCCGTCAGATGCAATCTGTGGGCCGCCCCTCTCCCCTGGCCGCTAAGCAGCCTCCATTGATTTCCGCTCGTGTTTATAGGATTTCCACTTAGCCGTGATCAGTAGTTAAGCACAGGAAAATCCCTTGCCACCCCCCCTCCCTTGGTCGATGCCATTGATTCTGCCAGCGCCTCCTAAACCGCCTGACAGCTGAGTTAGAGATgaggggaggcagcagggacTTCCCTGCCTTGGGGTGTGGGGAATAGCAGCAGGTTGGGGAAGTGGGTGGGAATCCCTTTTAGACATCTGGAAGTTCTGGTTTCACTTTGCTACTGTGCCCTAGTCTGGCCCAGATGGTAGAGTGCCTCCTGTGGAGGTTTAGGGGCAAATCTCCCCAACCTGGAGAGGGTAAAAAGAGCCCTTCTTTGTTGAAACAAGTTCCTAAGGCTCAAGGGAAGATACAGACTTCCTGGATAAGAAGACTCTTCccggggcgccggggtggctcagttggttaggtgtctgtctttggctcgggtcatgatcccagggtcctgggatcgagccccgcgtcgggctccctgctcagtggagtgtctgcttctccctctccctctgtgatctctcttgctttcgttctctcaaataaacaatgaaatcttaaaaaacaaacaaacaacaaaccttCCCTTGCTATGATTTGTAAACGTTTTCTATCTCAAATATCCCCAAATATGGCTTTCCCCCCTCAGGCTTTATTGGGCTTTCATTATTTGTGGGGGGTGGaagggcaccccccccccccgattttgCAGAGGCAAACGCAGGACCAGAGCGCCACCTGCTGGTAGTCGTCAGGTGCAGGCTCCAAGTGGCCGAGACCCTGGGGAGTTTGGGATACAGGAGGATTTCAGACTGAGTGGAGGCTGAGTTACTGCCACGTCTCCACCGGCAAGTTGTTCACTTCAAAGATCTCCTGCACCGACCGGCCAAAGTGGTTGTAGGTGAGGCGCAGCTTTAGCCTCAAGGGGGCCTAGGAATTCGGGAGTGGAGACCAGGGTTAGCTCCTATGATCTCTGTCCCTGGGTCTTATccacagggggtggggtgggggcaggtgctcCTGAGCTCACCTTGTTAGGATTGAGGATTCTGAGGAGCTGGGTCACTGGAAGGCCACCCTGAGCTGGAACTGTGTCCCCACTGGGGGCCTGTAGCTGCAGCTGCAAACTCTGAACACAAGAGGTTGGGCAGAGCACAGTAAGGCAACGAGCTGGGCTCAGGCAACCCCTCCACACCCAACAGTTTCAAAGCCTCTTCCCATAACACCCCAAGTGCTTATCTCTGCACGTCATTCCCTTCCCGTCTCATtcttccacccacctcctctaCTTAGCCTTTCTCCTGGAGTGCCCAGGCCACCTCAAACCCTGGTCTTCTACAAACCTTGGGCACCGCAGCCTGACAGACAAAGTGGGTGACATCAGCCCCTGAGGTGTTGATAGCAGTGACCGTGATTAAGAGCAAAGCAGGGGTTCCAGGGGGGCGAACAAAAGACAGATTCAGCTGCAGTCCTTCACGCTCAAACACTCTGAGATTTGGGATGGAAGCTGGAGTATGGAGAGAGAAGCAGCTCAATGTATGGGGAAGATaacaagttcattcattcattcaacagaaatTAAGTGAGTGCCCACTGGGTGCAGGCAGTGCTTGAGATGCTAGCGACAAAGTGGACAAGAAGATGAAGTCCCTATTCTGAGCTTATAGTCTAATgggcagagaaaaacaataaacaagaaaacaaccaAGATAATCACAGACTACTTGGTGCTATGAGGAATAACTTAAATAGGAATGGTAGGGGAAGGTATCTGGCATTTTAGCTGAGGCCCGAAGAATGAAAATGAGCCAGTCATCTGATGTGCTGGGCAAGAACATtccatgtaggggcgcctgggtggctcaactggttaagcatctgcctttggctcaggtcatgatcccagggtcctgggtttgagccccgcattgggctccctgctcagtggggaagtctgcttctcactctgcccctcaccccgctcatgctctttgtgtccctcaaataaataaaatctaaaaaaaaaaagaacagacattcCATGCAAAAGGAGCACAGATTACCAAGGGTTTCAGGTGAGAGGTCTGAGGAGCTGAGAGGGGCCAGTGGAGCAGAGAGTGGGAAAGTATAGGAGATGGGCTGGGAGGAAGCTGGGCCTCACAGGCCAGGATACAAAGTCTGGAACAAAGGGAAGGCATTGAGGGGTATCCAGGAGGGAACTGGCACAAGCTAATGAACCCTTTTATCAAGATGGGGATGTGATGGGGGGCTCACAGCACGGAAGAGGGCATGTGGACCCCAATCCTTGgcaaagaaggagaagcagcacaTTTCCACCCCTCCTTTTCTTAAGACGTCTCCCGTCTCCCCTTTGTTGAGGCTTACCTGGGGCTGGAGACGCACAGGGCAGGTCGAGGAGGTGTACTAAAGTGCCTCCTGGGGAGGGTTCCAGagcaggtgggggctgggcagcccCAGAAGTGCCATCCAGGAGATCTAACAGATCCAAGAGCTTGGAGGCCTGggggaaaaggcagaaggagcagggctAGGTGTGGAAGCCAGACCAAGTCCTCTTCCCTTGGGGGCTTCCGGCCTCCTCACCTGCGGCTCTGTGGCAACAAGGGCTGCTTCCGAAAGCTGGgcctctttgctttcctttgcttCCTCATCCTGAGTGCCACCTCGCTCCACGAGAGGCATCTTTTCTAGGATGGCAGCCCTGAGAGGATGGAATACAGGTGTCTCCCTCTGGGTGGACCCCGGGCTTTTCATAAGAAGCATGTGGGAGGATGGCTAAGACCGTGCAGAACCCTGCACACGGTGGGTCGGAGTGCCCTTCTGATTTCCTAAGACCGGCACGCTGTTGCTGGTTTTCGGTGAGCGAGGAGGGCTGGGAGCCACCTTGGCTACAGTCAACTATGGGTGGGAGGCTCTGACTGTGGAGGAGGAAGGACGAAGGGGAGGATGAGACCCTTGTACCCAGAAAGGGGCACTGGGGAGAGGCCAcatggggacagggcaggggttTGGGTCCTCCACTGTGGCACAGTGATGGTCGCACCTCATGTGGTCGTACTTCCGGAAGAGCGTGTTGTACTCCACGGCCCGCTGCTGCAGCTCCACGTCCAGGCAGCTCCCGTAGATGGACACCACCTGGCGGATGCGGCTGGGCCACAGGGTGGCGTGTGAGCGGGAGGGCAGCCTGCCCTGCCCTTCAACTCCAGGATGTGGCACGGAAGGGAAAGGCCGCACAGAGCAGGGGGGTACCCACAACACCTGGCTCAGGACGAAGAACCTAAGGACTAGGGAACTTGGGGTGTGTGCACGGAGAGAAACTCCGAAACTGGTGGGCACGGTGAAGGGACATCTGTCACTGGAGGCACCAAGAAGAGGGGCCGGGACCCTTTCTTACTTGTTGTCCCCACGGAGCCGGGTGCTGAGCTTCATGAGGGCAGTCAGGGCATATCCTCGGGTGGCCGGTAGGGACATATGGGACTGCAGCACCTTTTCCAGGAGTGCCAACAccttctcttcctccaccttTGCGGGGACATAGGCAGTAACCGTGGGGCATCTTGCCTCTCCCGCTGAGGCCCTCCTCAGTGTACTCCCGAGGTCGGTCTCACCTGaaggggctcagtttcctcacagcCCCCCTCCAGCAGGAGGTCCCCGTATTCTCCAATGCACCAGGCTGCCACTTGCACCAGCGGTTGCTGCGTGGGACAAGAAAGATGCCAGGCCAGGTTCTGGGTCCCCTCCCCACTTCTACGCCCTGTGACATCCCTTTGTGCAGTGCAGAGCTTGTGGGGTTTggagaggtggggaaagggaaggcTCTCGCACAGTTTTGTAAGTTTGtccgtcccccccacccctgccagctcTGTCCTGGCTCCTGGCTGTCTTCTGCCCTCTGGTGGCCAAGCGTCAGAACTACATGGCCCCACCAAAAGGAGCTCAGTGAGAACCTAGCAAGAGGGTCCCTGCCTTGAGGAAGGGGTACGTGGTTTCTGCCCACCCTACTTAATATGGAAAAAAGACGGTAGATAGATAGTGGCTGGCTTCTGTTAATCCACTCAACATTCAAGGTAGTAAAAACCTGATACACACAGAAAGAGCTCTATCTCAATTTGATCGTCAAGACAgctgtgggaggcaggcagggtaGAGAGCTGAGTACACTGGGCGTAAGGAGACTTAAATTAGTCATCTGTGGTTACAGAGCCAGTAGGTACTAGAGCCAGGACAGAAGTCCAGGTGTTCTAACTAAAAACAGGGCTCTGTCCTTGAGTGTCTCCATTGAACGGGTAGCTGTGACCTCCAGGGAAAAACAGTGGGGCATCAGGTATGGGGAGTAGGTGGCCCAGGAAGGGCTGGGAGGCTCGGGCAGCCCTGGGTCTGGTTGGGGGAACGGTACTTGGGAGATGTCGTCTGCCAGGGCGCTGTAGAGACGGCGCACAGAGTAGGCATGTAGCTCCTGAGCACCCCCAATCAGCTGGGTCAGGTTGGCCACCGCGTCATCCCGTACATGGGTGCCTGCCTGGAGGGGGTGAATGTGGCCAAGGGTTCAGGGTGGTGAACCTTGCCCACTCCCTCCCAGCTCTCTCACATCAGTCCCTGCCTCACCGTTGTCAGCACACGCAGGATGGTGTCTATGTGCCACCGCTTGGTTGGGGCAAACCTAGGGGACATATGCCTCTTCAGCCCTGGTACTGACCCTCCCCAGATTCTACCGTCTCTGCCTTCTGGGCACCTATCACCTCACCTCTCTGCTGCCAGCAGGATGCCTGAGGCACAGTCGGCCCGTAGATCAGGGGGGCAGGATTCCAGAAAGCTCTGCAGCTCTTGTGTCATGGCTCGCACATTGGAGCTATTCACCAGAGCCAGACTCAGTTCCAGGGCCCGCCTGGCAGGAGAAAGATGTCGTCAATACAGGGTAGCCAGGTCACCCTGAGCTAGGCCTCAGGCCCTTCCTTCTCCAGGCACCTGTTTCCTTAATCCCTCTACTTCAGCTGCTCTGACCCGGTCCAGGTCTTGGCTACCAGGCGctgggccccctgccctgccttctcATTCCTCTGTCCTCCTCACCGGCTAAGGGAGGCGTCGGGTTCCCGCAGACACTCCACCACAGTGGGCCGGTGCCGCTGCACAGCGCTGTGATCGGACTGCACCATACGCAGCAATGACGTCAGGGCTACGTACCTGGCCAGGGCGGGGGAGGGCCTATCACACCGTGGtcctcagccccctccctgccccatcccgCCCTAGTCCTGGAATAAGAGGCAGGTAAATCAAGAGAcgctgggaggaggagggccagggacCAGGGGCTCAGTGGCACAGCCCAGCCAGACACCTGGGATGATTACCTAATGTTCTTGTCATTGTTGAGCAGAAAGCGGCCGAGAATGTTGACAGCCAGGACCTACGGGAGGCAAAGGTTGAGGACAGTCAGGGAAGGAGCGACGCGCTCGTTAAGGAGTGCCGGCTGCAGGGCACAGGAtgatgggtggggaggagaaagcagTGCATAGGACCTGTCTGCCTGGCTGGGGTTGGTGGGTGGGGCCGCAGTGGGAGGGGCATATGGGATGATACCCGCAGGCCGGCTGCAGCGCGGATGTCCATGATGGTCAGCACAGTCTCAAACAGGACCGCATTGCCCGCATTGCGGCTGGTGTCTGTGTTAGTGGCCACCTGAGTGGATGGGGGAGAAGATGCAACTAGAAGGGGCTCTGTCCTCTCCTCAGGTCTCTGGAAGGTACCCACCACATCATCCCTTCATCATCTAACAAAGTTCCCCAAGCCCCCACGATGTGCCAGGGGCCACCACACTGAGACAGACTGTGTCCATGTCCTCATGGAGATCGCAGTCTAGAGGGAAACGGAGACGTGATTATACGGCCACCATGGGGTGGGTGGtcatgtgaggggtgcctggggctGGTAGGATCTCAGAGCCACACACCTAACCAGTGCCCACTCTCCAGCCTCCCACCTGGGCCAGCAAGTCATTCATGGTCTCACTGCTTTCTTCATGGTTCTGGCCCAGAATCCGAAGCAGACGAAGTATCTGGACCTGAGATGGGTTAAAAATTGAAAGGTGGAGGGGTTCAAAGGGTAAGGAGTTGGGTTGAAGAGAAAAATCCAGCACCAAAGAAAGTATTGCGAGGGGCCTGGCTGGTTTCCTAGagtttccctccccttccccccacacaggtccctggggtcctgggagatCAGAGGCATGTGAGGCCAGGGGATTTGGAGAcaggctttttgttgttgttgttaccaaACTGGATTTCTGACCTTTAGGTATCCCCCACTTCCCGCACTGGTCTCGGGATGACCCGTGCGATCCTGTGCCTGCCACCCTCCTGCCTGACACTCACTGACCCAAAGTGTTCTCTGGGAGGTGGCCGCTAGCCATGGGCTTACTGCTAAGCTCTTTTTTCCAGGGATACAGCAGGACAGGGTCAGCCCACCTGCAGAAAGGGGTCGCTGACTCCAGATACACTGTGTTCTACGGAGTATCCCGTCGTCACCAGAGTCCGGAGGATCTGCACCAGCTGGGGAACCACCTGGAGGGAGGGCACAGCCTTACTGGTCATTCTTCCTAATCCTCTCAACCTTCAGACCCATTCCAACCCCATGGCCCCTCTTTTcctggcccagggcctgccccTTTCACCAGCCCACCTTTCGAAAGTGCTTGAGGGCTGCAGGGCTTCGTTCACAGAGCTCCATGATCAGCGTGATGGTGCCCAGCAGGATGCCTGGTGTCGGGGGGGAGGGCAGTGAATGGTGGGCCAGGGGCACAGGAGAGTCTACtgcgtgtgtgtgttcatgggCACATGCTACCCTGCTCCTAGCAGCTGGTGTTCCCATCCTATTTTTCACTTCTGTCCACAGCCAGAGGTaaggcaggggatggggaggcCCGTGGCCTTACCGTGGTGGCGTTCATGAAGAAGTTGGGCACAGGGTGGGAGGAAAATGTTGGAGAGCTCGGGGACCTTCCGGATCATGTGCACTGCAGTCAGAACAGCCTGCAGAGATCAGGGGGCTCAAAAAGGGGCAGGGGTCTCCCAGGATGGACCTCCCACCTTTAACACATGGCAAACAGGACGGTTTCGGGGGGGAGGGGCGAGTGCCTAGAGTCCTGCCATCTCACCTTCTTGCGCACATAGGAGCTGGGCTGCAGGAGCAGTTTCTCCACCTCAGTGGCCAGGTCCCGGCACATCTCAGCAGAGCCCACAGTGCTCAGAGTGCACAGGGCCAGGCCTTGTACTGCCTGAATCCCCTGGCTCAGGTCACTGCAGAGTTGGGAGGGTGGTCAGTCAAGCTCTGAGAAATCCATCCTTCCCAGTACCTACAACAGGCAGCCCCCTGGGACTTCCCAGTTCCCCACTCTCCCATCCCCCTGATTCCAAGTGCTTCCCAGAACCCTCTCACTTCTTGATGCTGTTGGTAATGAGCAGGTGGGCATCCTGCCTCTCATCCAGTAGAAGCATGGCCCCCAGGTAGCCCACCCTCTTGTCTGTGAATCTGGGGGAGGCGATCAGTTTCAGGCACTCCATctacagggaagggggcagaccaggaaggggcaggggtgaAACTCGAGGCACTAACATCCCTTTTCTATCTTCTTTACCACCAGATTAACTTATGCTAACACCATTTCCCATCATCCTCCCTTCAACAAAGGAAAAGGCTTAGGAAATTCAAAGTTAGTGCGTAGTTTCAAGGAACCAGGAGTcgaggaggtgggagagaaaaggaggtgGCTTGAATGGGGCTGGCCAGAGAATGAAGGGTTCAGTCCAGCTTATGACCTACAGGGGTTGTAATGGGGAAGGAGGTCGGCAGTGCATGCTGTGAGGAAGGGCTCAGAAACTTTGGAGAATAAAAAAATCAGGGCACAAGCAGGTGAAAGTGTCCAAGACCCTGCCCCATTAGCCTTCCTCATCAAACTCCGAAGGGAGGCACCCCTGCCCAGTACCTGTCCAAAGTGGGCGGGGTAGCCCAACATGTGGACGTAGAGCAGTTTGGCCAGCTGGCGGTGCCTGTGCAGAGGGTCCCCATCGCGGAAGGAGGCGCGGATGTGGGCGCACTCCTTCTGGATCACCTCCCGCTCCTGGGCCTGGGTCTTGGCCCCACGAATTTCCTCGATTAGATCTTGAAGCTTCAGCGAAGGCACCACCATCCTGAGGGGGCAGAGCCCGGAAATGGAGAGGGCTTTGAACCTCTCGGGCCGGGAGTACCTGGCCGTCCAGCCCAGACTCGCTCTGTACCACGATCCTGAACGCCCGGGTCCTGCAGCTATCCTAAAACTGAGCCCACATTTACCTTTGCCCACGTGGGTTTACCAAATTCCGCCCCCTCCTCACCGTGGGAGGAGATCCCCACTACGCATGCGTCTCCGCCCCACTCCGCGCCCATTCAGACGGAGCATGCGCCAGAGCCCCgcctatcccccccaccccaccccacccaatcCTCCGGTCCCACCTGGTTTCCCATCCCTAGCTCGGCCATTGCTTTCCTCCCAGGTCCCTGCGCTACCTCTTCCGCGGGATTCCTCCCCAAGGTCACACCTCAGGCGGACTCAGCTTCACACCAGGACGCCAGCCTTAACGACAGCCTCACCTGGCTTGTTTCAACTCCGCTCCTCTTCCCCCCAGCGCTTCCTGGTACCCGGCCCGACGGGGGTTGGTCCTTCGTCTGGTCCTTCCCTCTTCCCGCCCCCGTCACGGGACCCCGCCCCCCCTGGGCCGCCCGGCTGAGCTGTCTAGAACCCTCTGACCTCAGGCCTCAGGCTTTGGAGTTGAGGGCAAGGAGCTGTCCTGGCGGCAAGACTGCATAACAGGCCTGGGGTTCCCCAAGAGGCCTCTTTGTACATTCTCACCCCCCAGGGAGCCTCAAGAGAGCTTGGATTTGAAACCATCGCACCCCAAAGGAGATGACagtccccccccttttttgaacttttttattaatatatttttttgttaaatttctttgtatttttttttcctgcaagacTTGGTGTTGGCGGCACTGTTGTAGTTTAACTTCAATCCCAAATtccatgaaatagaaatcagaagtaaaggtttagaggggagggagggaggcaggccaaGGAGTAAACAGAGTTtgactagaaaaaaagaagagggtaTGTGTGGTGGGCATTCCCAGGCAAGGCCATTCCTTGAGGGAGGGGGTTGGCAGGCAGCTTGCGTCTGCCTcatgcaggggagggaggaaagatcCCCTGGGGACCCTACAGAGGGGTCCCCCTCTTCCTAGGACTTCCTGCCCCCAGGGGAAAGCTATTAACAGGGATCAGCCACAACCTCAAACAGGGCTCTCCACCCACCTCTCACCCTGCTTTgactcccacctctgccctgccTGGAAAGTGTGTGAGAGATTGGCTTCCTTTGATCcctctttctgttgttttcccATTTCACAAGATTCTGATGTGACGGGGGAAGGGATATAACCCACTTAGAGACTACTAAACTTGTCACAGCTTCTGCTGCTCTGTGAGTTCCTGTTATCTAGGCTGGTTGTGTTCCCCAGAaatgcctccccccccacccccacgccacAACTGCCAGAGTTGGGGAGTAGGGTCCTAGCTCAAGTGCCTCTAACCCTCTGCAGTAGAAATGTCTTCTTCAGGCCCCTTAGAAATCTAATCAAAGGCCACAAGTGAGTCCAGACCAACCAAATGAACTtttagggggagagaggagggtgggagaggtcAGTGGGTAGACGTGACTGCATTGGACGGTTTCTTTCCTTTACACATTGCTCTTGACAAGGCAGGCCACCCTAGGGGGTTGGACGAGGGGCTGGCTgttgaggaaaggaagagggagatcCTAGGGAGTCATTCTACTTTTCATCTCCCTTATCTCCTTCAGGGAAGGATGGAGTTAGGCAAGAACCTAGCTCAGTGCTTGGAGGTGAAATAGGCTCCTCCACAGTCAGAGATGGAGGCCGTACCTCCTCCAGCTCTTTCACTAGGCCTCGCAGGGACACCAGGCCCCTTGGGTCAGGGAGCCACAGCAGCTCAGCCAGTGCCTTGCCCAGTATACAGTCATCcctcctctattttcttcttcctttccactcagcTTCTAGGAGACTCCTCAGGACACCAAACCCCCACCCTCATCGAAGTTCAGGTCTAAAGAAAAGGCGGGGAAGACACGGGGCAATGGTCTGACTTAGATTTGTGTGTCTCAGAGAAGAGAGCGACTCTGAGCGAGAAAAGCCCTTCATATGTAAACAATctagagagagaggtggggtggggcgggggagggagtgaggaagacagagacagatcCAGAATAAATGAGAGAATCTGAAAGGAGAgctggaaagaaaaagcaaaagacaaaaccaaaggggacagaaaagaaacagaaggaaggagagaaagaaaggagaaaaaacaaccaggaggaggaaaaagagaaaaaggcgGGTCAAAGAAGTAAAGAGGCAGCAACCGAAGCCAGAACTAGGCTGGGCAGGAGCCTCAGGTGAGGAGCTGGGAGAACAGGAACGCCAGGCTGAGGTCCAGGAGGGCCACGGCTCCCACCACCAGGGGGTTGGCAGCTCCCTAGAGAGATGGGGGGGAAAAGCAGTCTCAGTCCCTGAGGACCATGTCCAGCGACAGGTCCCACCTTCCTGCCCTGGCAGAGGTGGCAAAGCTAAAGGGTCCCAGGCACCTCTCCCCAGAGGTCAGAGCAGGGGCATCTCCAACCTTTTTTGGATTGCAAAAAAACACCTCCCTCCTGCCAGGCagggcccctccttccctctggctccCTCAAGTCGGGAAcagcccttcctccccctccctccgctcCCCGCCCACTAGCATGTCACGTGGCCCAGGCAGAAGGTGCCTGGCCTTAGTAGCAGACGTTGGCAGCAGCAGTCCGTACTGCAGTAAAGCACAGAGGGATGAAGGGGTGAGGATGTGGTTGCTAGGAAACAGGAGAAGGCCTGGAGTCCAATCAGAGTAGAGGCTTCTGGGAAAACTCCACCCCTCCCAgttttctgcctcctttcccatttcccttcttcccaggagagggagggagagtcagGGTAGGGAGGGAAcaagcttttccttttttatttctgagcaccaaagagagaaagtgtggaggtgggggtgggggtggagtagGAAACCAGGAGCTGGAAATGATATGGAAGGAGAACAGGGAAAGATGTTTTGGCTCTACCATTCCTTATTGGTAACCTTGGGCAAATACTTTAagggctctgggcctcagttcccccatctgtcaaatgaggGAGCTGGAGGTGAAGGTCTCTAAAGTTGCTTGCAGCTCACAagttccctatttttttttttttttttaggtgggaTATAGTCCAAGagtgggcaggcaggaaggaagctgAGTCCAAATCAGAGCCCCCGAAGGAATCAGAGAGAGGTCTGGAAAGGATGAGAGGCAAGGCTGTGAGGAGAAAAGGGGCCACAaagcagggacagagggcagCTCACCGGCTGGGCGGGCCTCTCGGTTGCAGCAGGCTCCTCCAGCTCTTCTGTCAGGCAGCCGGCCTCAGGAGCCCTTGAGGCTGGGTCCCGCAGGACCGGTGTGGCCATGGGCTCAGGCTCCGAGCCCCCTGGGGTTCTCAGCTGGGGCAAGGGCTCTTcgtcttccccttcctcctctcgaAGACTTCCGGAGCTGTCGCTGCAGCCTCCGAGGAGTGGGGAACCGTCTCTGGGCCCTGGCCCCTGCATCCCAGCCTCGTCCTCGGCCTCATAGCCAGCTAGTTCCTCTGCCTGTTCACCGGGGCCCCCCCACTCCTCAGGCCAAGCTTTGGGGCTGGAGAAGGGACCTCGGTCCCCTCCAGGAGGCAGTGGGCTCCGGCGGGCAGGGGGTCGCCAGGGTTGGCGGGAGGAGGCAGGACTGCTGGGCAGTTCAGGGGAGCCCTCTGAGGGGGTCAGTCCATTCTCGTATACCCCAGGGCTGTCCTCATCCAAGGGTTCTGTGTCGGAACCTTCTGAGTCCTGCCTGGGTCTGCGGCCTGTGGCAGGGAGAGCTAAGAATCAGAGGGGCCTAACTGGCCTTGGGCAGCAAAAGCTAGAGCTTTATCCCCCTGTCTGAGCACCTCCCAGGCTTACAGCCTCTCATAGCCAGACCCCAGACCCCTAGTCCTTATTACCCTATTTTATAAATTCCCAGTTCCACTCCCCAAACACCTGGGTCTGGCCCCCATCCTTGTCCCCTTGGACCCTCATACCTTGGCTTTTTCCATCCCCAGTCCTCTGCAGggacttccttccctttccccacaccTGAGCCCCTCCAGCTCCCCAGGCTGCCCACGCCTCACCTGGGGCCTCTAACATGGGTTGCAGGTCCTGGGCTATCAGTTTGGCCATTCGAGCTGCCTCCACAGCCTTCTCAGCGACACTGCTGGCTGCCACTGCCTTTAGAAGGGCATCTGCCGCCCTGTCGGGTTCCAGGGACAGGGACTTAGCAGACCTGCTCAGATGCTCCAGCCCCCTGGTCCATGTCCCCACCACATCGTGTCCTCTGGATCGGAGGTCACCTTTGGAGGGCTCGGTCTTGCTCACCTTGCTCCCTGGCCTGGCGGGGCAGCTGGCCTCTGCTTTCCACTCCTAGACCTGGGCTGTGCCTGCTCTCATCACACTCTCCGGCTCCCCTCACACCTGCCACCATCACGTCCCCTCTTCCAGCCACAGCCACCGGCCGCCCTTCACTCCGTTATCGCAGTCCCATCCTGCTCCCTTCCCAGGGACAGATGAGACCTCATGCCCTCCGCACACCTCTCTATAGTCGCACCTGCTTGGGCCTTCCCAGCAGCTTTGCTCTCCCTGCCCCTTGTTCTGGGCCACCCGCTCCCTGTGCCTGGAGCCTTTGCCTCCTTTCCCGTTACCACTGCTAACCCCCCTAACATaa
Encoded proteins:
- the AP1G2 gene encoding AP-1 complex subunit gamma-like 2 isoform X2; the encoded protein is MNATTVVPQLVQILRTLVTTGYSVEHSVSGVSDPFLQVQILRLLRILGQNHEESSETMNDLLAQVATNTDTSRNAGNAVLFETVLTIMDIRAAAGLRVLAVNILGRFLLNNDKNIRYVALTSLLRMVQSDHSAVQRHRPTVVECLREPDASLSRRALELSLALVNSSNVRAMTQELQSFLESCPPDLRADCASGILLAAERFAPTKRWHIDTILRVLTTAGTHVRDDAVANLTQLIGGAQELHAYSVRRLYSALADDISQQPLVQVAAWCIGEYGDLLLEGGCEETEPLQVEEEKVLALLEKVLQSHMSLPATRGYALTALMKLSTRLRGDNNRIRQVVSIYGSCLDVELQQRAVEYNTLFRKYDHMRAAILEKMPLVERGGTQDEEAKESKEAQLSEAALVATEPQASKLLDLLDLLDGTSGAAQPPPALEPSPGGTLVHLLDLPCASPAPASIPNLRVFEREGLQLNLSFVRPPGTPALLLITVTAINTSGADVTHFVCQAAVPKSLQLQLQAPSGDTVPAQGGLPVTQLLRILNPNKAPLRLKLRLTYNHFGRSVQEIFEVNNLPVETWQ
- the AP1G2 gene encoding AP-1 complex subunit gamma-like 2 isoform X1, which encodes MVVPSLKLQDLIEEIRGAKTQAQEREVIQKECAHIRASFRDGDPLHRHRQLAKLLYVHMLGYPAHFGQMECLKLIASPRFTDKRVGYLGAMLLLDERQDAHLLITNSIKNDLSQGIQAVQGLALCTLSTVGSAEMCRDLATEVEKLLLQPSSYVRKKAVLTAVHMIRKVPELSNIFLPPCAQLLHERHHGILLGTITLIMELCERSPAALKHFRKVVPQLVQILRTLVTTGYSVEHSVSGVSDPFLQVQILRLLRILGQNHEESSETMNDLLAQVATNTDTSRNAGNAVLFETVLTIMDIRAAAGLRVLAVNILGRFLLNNDKNIRYVALTSLLRMVQSDHSAVQRHRPTVVECLREPDASLSRRALELSLALVNSSNVRAMTQELQSFLESCPPDLRADCASGILLAAERFAPTKRWHIDTILRVLTTAGTHVRDDAVANLTQLIGGAQELHAYSVRRLYSALADDISQQPLVQVAAWCIGEYGDLLLEGGCEETEPLQVEEEKVLALLEKVLQSHMSLPATRGYALTALMKLSTRLRGDNNRIRQVVSIYGSCLDVELQQRAVEYNTLFRKYDHMRAAILEKMPLVERGGTQDEEAKESKEAQLSEAALVATEPQASKLLDLLDLLDGTSGAAQPPPALEPSPGGTLVHLLDLPCASPAPASIPNLRVFEREGLQLNLSFVRPPGTPALLLITVTAINTSGADVTHFVCQAAVPKSLQLQLQAPSGDTVPAQGGLPVTQLLRILNPNKAPLRLKLRLTYNHFGRSVQEIFEVNNLPVETWQ
- the AP1G2 gene encoding AP-1 complex subunit gamma-like 2 isoform X3, with product MVQSDHSAVQRHRPTVVECLREPDASLSRRALELSLALVNSSNVRAMTQELQSFLESCPPDLRADCASGILLAAERFAPTKRWHIDTILRVLTTAGTHVRDDAVANLTQLIGGAQELHAYSVRRLYSALADDISQQPLVQVAAWCIGEYGDLLLEGGCEETEPLQVEEEKVLALLEKVLQSHMSLPATRGYALTALMKLSTRLRGDNNRIRQVVSIYGSCLDVELQQRAVEYNTLFRKYDHMRAAILEKMPLVERGGTQDEEAKESKEAQLSEAALVATEPQASKLLDLLDLLDGTSGAAQPPPALEPSPGGTLVHLLDLPCASPAPASIPNLRVFEREGLQLNLSFVRPPGTPALLLITVTAINTSGADVTHFVCQAAVPKSLQLQLQAPSGDTVPAQGGLPVTQLLRILNPNKAPLRLKLRLTYNHFGRSVQEIFEVNNLPVETWQ